One Nitrospira sp. DNA window includes the following coding sequences:
- a CDS encoding Multicopper oxidase: MRSSLHVPKRRRKRREAMLRLQAALLSGSLLAAPWVFAAGPGDQSHSGHATQVAMPGWTQTLKGQTVLENAIEGRAGSVEQSELQHHRLMQRLEEQAQKDGQAQATSGAFNTMSTMHQYMGQDGSSFLLATDSGKGEPVMTSGGKCPANAPVKQFDVSMINIEITLNRWLDYYPGYMYVLTQDVPKVRAEEEKNKAAREKEGFDPGAVTTGQQGDMIQPLAIRANQGDCVKMTLRNQMEGEDGSLFIQASSMIVSATGKPATTTNPESIVAPGKAQEFEWYIHPQMQEGVRQFHSYSHDRELTVLGLFGAFIVEPKGSKYVDSLGTGPDKDVTSGWQVNIDNGSGPDFREFVLFYHEIGDEAFRPLNKKGDFLPQRDPLTDAYRPGGRAINYRSEPFGIDQMHLQHEYFGFEDESLAYSAYTFGDTPTTIARGYLGDPVKWRLVHGGSEVFHSHHPHSGSIRWQRSPGTEPNNLWAMGQDGPVKYPVVRTKSDRVDVEVIGPSEALDLEPECGGGGCQHLAGEFLYHCHVAHHYVAGMWGYGRFYNTLQVGAAHTDTMPDLAELPDRKGRMKLGVSSDKLIGTTVDWFGKTFKIVDKGQKTNWKSDPVVVNIKDWVEMFVPAQGQPGHTGDEKGQIMAYDSTVWDWKWDGNIARGERESTALNPKYPAAAKWDDSTRPAILFDPTTGKMAWPLFKPHFGKRVPFSANHSGAPWLEPIHQDANGDRTSEPAMPGEQGRWSLCPDNANRKHYNIHFVRMPITLAKKQGKEPAMVDKDGLIYVLHEEERLTRANDDLKLPAVIRANVYDCVDLLLTSEWDDDDYTNFQSSKINIHPHFFQFDTGNSDGVISGFEYEMSVRPFTMWGKKTKHGLPAPMVAKLVGEAKAGASSMKIQMAPGAAAFHVNTELMVGMDCLEKGNDPTASLPRDKSCQEVVRVKDIKGDVVTFFKPLKHNHPAGDLVSPEFVRYRWWVDVDMGTVFWHDHAFGATTWPHGGFGVTIVEPYGSTYHDPKNGKLVYSGPIADIHTNEPIGVGVSGSFRELMVSIHDTVPHTVNVIEAGNPPGQPIEVALEAGKTVSFQMPEKILNAPNKYINGGTHTTGSGFNFRAAPFAQRLSNNPDTSKLFSSAIHGDPGTPLLRAYTGDTMVFRLLHQLMNESHVWTISGHTFLTERYAADANRKNSIHVGIAERYDLVSKAGGFQGMPGDYIHFNGRTSHFAEGGWGIVRVLDKEVADLKPLPKGTNPLGIPATPNSVCPSDAPVKSFNVVALDRPMKLNPKAPDAIEVDFERKIEMTMPEGKIFALEEEAATVAGNVMPNPLTLRANLGDCIKVQLKNKMKESRASFFAPGLAFDPRDSQGLNVGNNPGDQTVAPGESRTYTYYAHPSNKETTSLVWDGGNIVVNPRNGLYGAIVIGPKGSQYRDPVTGADVSQKNTWRADVIVDTSLPENVGKRNYRDVALFFQDEDNIIGTAFMPYVQNVAGLTSVNYRAEPYKFREEQGCSLGKIFQPCAVDKPEDPVTPLIEAHAGDPIRIHVIGANSEQNGMFGVEGHEWPIEPYMPGADMISVVEYAGSEILDIFIRGGAGGPYRQVGDFVWSNARLPYTQSGQWGYLRVLPTGDSRIQPLGAGGSGARQAEVQPGVQAIPTAMK, from the coding sequence ATGAGGTCTTCATTGCATGTGCCAAAACGCAGGCGCAAACGTCGCGAGGCGATGTTGCGTCTGCAGGCGGCGCTGCTGTCGGGCAGTTTGCTCGCGGCGCCGTGGGTGTTTGCGGCAGGACCGGGCGATCAGTCGCATAGTGGACATGCGACACAGGTCGCGATGCCCGGTTGGACCCAGACCCTGAAGGGTCAGACGGTGTTGGAAAACGCCATCGAGGGTCGCGCGGGGAGCGTGGAACAGTCGGAGCTGCAGCACCATCGACTGATGCAGCGGCTGGAAGAGCAGGCACAGAAGGATGGGCAGGCCCAAGCCACTTCCGGCGCCTTCAACACCATGTCCACGATGCACCAGTACATGGGGCAGGACGGGAGTAGTTTCTTGCTCGCGACCGATTCCGGGAAAGGCGAGCCGGTGATGACGTCGGGGGGGAAGTGTCCCGCCAATGCGCCGGTCAAGCAGTTCGACGTGTCCATGATCAACATCGAGATCACGCTGAACCGTTGGCTGGACTATTATCCCGGTTACATGTACGTGCTGACGCAGGATGTCCCCAAGGTGCGGGCGGAAGAGGAGAAGAACAAGGCCGCGCGTGAAAAAGAGGGGTTCGATCCCGGCGCCGTCACGACAGGACAGCAGGGTGACATGATTCAGCCGTTGGCTATCCGTGCCAACCAGGGCGATTGTGTCAAGATGACCCTTCGCAACCAAATGGAGGGCGAGGATGGCAGCCTGTTCATCCAGGCCTCCAGCATGATCGTGAGTGCGACCGGCAAGCCGGCCACCACGACGAATCCTGAGTCCATCGTGGCTCCGGGCAAGGCGCAGGAGTTTGAATGGTACATCCATCCGCAAATGCAGGAGGGTGTTCGTCAGTTCCATTCCTACAGCCATGACCGCGAATTGACCGTACTCGGTCTCTTTGGAGCCTTCATCGTCGAGCCGAAGGGATCAAAGTACGTCGATTCGCTGGGGACCGGCCCGGATAAGGACGTGACGAGCGGCTGGCAAGTGAACATCGATAACGGGTCCGGACCGGACTTCCGTGAGTTCGTGCTGTTCTATCACGAGATCGGCGATGAAGCCTTCCGCCCATTGAACAAGAAGGGAGACTTCTTGCCGCAGCGGGATCCGTTGACCGATGCCTATCGTCCGGGTGGTCGTGCGATCAACTATCGCAGCGAGCCGTTCGGTATCGATCAGATGCACCTGCAGCACGAGTATTTCGGGTTCGAGGACGAATCGTTGGCCTATAGCGCCTATACGTTCGGCGATACGCCTACCACGATTGCCCGTGGTTATTTGGGCGATCCGGTTAAGTGGCGGCTGGTCCATGGCGGATCGGAAGTGTTCCATTCCCACCATCCGCACAGCGGCAGCATTCGTTGGCAGCGGAGCCCAGGCACGGAGCCGAACAATCTCTGGGCGATGGGCCAGGATGGGCCGGTCAAGTATCCGGTGGTGCGGACCAAGTCCGATCGCGTCGATGTGGAAGTCATCGGTCCGTCAGAGGCGCTGGACCTTGAGCCGGAATGCGGCGGCGGCGGCTGCCAGCATCTGGCCGGTGAGTTCCTGTACCACTGCCACGTGGCGCACCACTATGTCGCAGGCATGTGGGGCTACGGCCGGTTCTACAACACGCTGCAAGTCGGTGCGGCCCATACCGACACGATGCCGGACTTGGCAGAATTACCGGATCGGAAGGGCCGGATGAAACTGGGTGTGTCGTCCGACAAGTTGATCGGCACCACGGTCGATTGGTTCGGCAAGACGTTCAAGATCGTCGACAAGGGTCAGAAGACCAACTGGAAGTCCGATCCTGTGGTCGTGAACATCAAGGATTGGGTCGAGATGTTCGTACCGGCCCAGGGCCAGCCGGGCCACACCGGCGATGAGAAGGGCCAGATCATGGCCTACGATTCGACGGTGTGGGACTGGAAGTGGGACGGCAACATCGCACGCGGCGAGCGTGAGAGCACCGCCCTGAATCCGAAGTATCCCGCTGCGGCGAAGTGGGATGACAGCACCAGACCGGCGATCCTGTTCGATCCGACGACAGGAAAAATGGCCTGGCCGCTGTTCAAGCCGCATTTCGGTAAGCGTGTGCCGTTCTCTGCGAATCACAGTGGTGCGCCATGGTTGGAGCCGATTCACCAGGATGCAAACGGCGATCGCACCTCTGAGCCGGCGATGCCGGGCGAACAGGGCCGTTGGAGCCTCTGTCCGGACAACGCCAATCGGAAGCATTACAACATTCACTTTGTCCGCATGCCGATCACCCTTGCCAAGAAGCAGGGGAAGGAGCCAGCCATGGTGGACAAGGACGGCCTGATCTACGTGCTTCACGAGGAAGAGCGTTTGACCAGGGCCAACGACGATCTGAAACTTCCCGCCGTCATCCGTGCCAACGTGTATGACTGCGTGGACTTGTTGTTGACCAGCGAGTGGGACGACGACGATTACACGAACTTCCAGTCGTCCAAGATCAACATCCATCCTCACTTCTTCCAGTTCGACACTGGGAATTCGGATGGTGTGATCTCGGGGTTCGAATATGAAATGTCGGTCCGGCCGTTCACCATGTGGGGCAAGAAGACCAAGCATGGATTGCCGGCACCGATGGTTGCCAAGCTCGTCGGCGAGGCGAAGGCCGGCGCTTCCTCCATGAAGATCCAGATGGCGCCCGGCGCCGCCGCGTTCCACGTCAACACTGAGTTGATGGTGGGGATGGATTGTTTGGAGAAGGGCAACGATCCGACGGCCTCCTTGCCTCGCGACAAGAGCTGTCAGGAAGTCGTCCGTGTCAAGGACATCAAGGGCGATGTGGTCACGTTCTTTAAACCACTGAAGCACAACCATCCGGCGGGTGATCTTGTCTCGCCGGAGTTCGTGCGGTACAGGTGGTGGGTGGACGTGGATATGGGAACCGTGTTCTGGCATGACCATGCGTTCGGCGCGACGACTTGGCCTCACGGCGGGTTCGGCGTGACGATCGTGGAACCATACGGATCCACCTATCATGATCCGAAGAACGGCAAGCTCGTATACAGCGGGCCGATCGCGGATATCCACACCAACGAGCCGATCGGCGTCGGTGTCAGCGGCAGCTTCCGTGAGCTGATGGTCTCCATCCACGACACGGTGCCGCACACCGTCAATGTCATCGAAGCCGGTAATCCTCCCGGACAGCCGATCGAAGTGGCGTTGGAAGCGGGTAAGACGGTGTCGTTCCAGATGCCGGAGAAGATCTTGAACGCGCCGAACAAGTACATCAACGGCGGGACGCATACGACCGGCAGCGGTTTCAATTTCCGCGCTGCCCCGTTCGCGCAACGCCTGTCCAACAATCCGGATACCTCGAAACTGTTCAGCAGCGCGATCCATGGCGATCCGGGCACGCCGCTCTTGCGGGCGTACACGGGCGACACCATGGTGTTCCGTCTGTTGCACCAGCTGATGAACGAATCGCACGTCTGGACGATTTCCGGCCATACCTTCCTCACGGAGCGGTATGCGGCGGATGCCAATCGGAAGAACTCGATTCACGTCGGGATCGCCGAGCGGTATGACCTCGTCTCCAAGGCGGGCGGATTCCAGGGTATGCCTGGTGACTACATCCACTTCAACGGCAGAACGTCACACTTTGCCGAAGGGGGATGGGGCATCGTTCGCGTGCTCGATAAGGAAGTGGCGGACCTGAAGCCGCTGCCCAAGGGGACCAATCCTCTCGGGATTCCAGCGACTCCAAATTCCGTCTGTCCGTCTGATGCCCCGGTGAAGAGCTTCAATGTCGTGGCGTTGGATCGCCCGATGAAGCTCAATCCGAAGGCGCCGGATGCGATCGAGGTGGACTTCGAGCGCAAGATCGAAATGACCATGCCGGAAGGCAAGATCTTCGCGCTGGAGGAAGAAGCCGCGACCGTGGCGGGCAACGTGATGCCGAATCCGCTCACGCTGCGCGCGAATCTGGGCGACTGTATCAAGGTGCAATTGAAGAACAAGATGAAGGAAAGCCGGGCGTCGTTCTTTGCGCCGGGCCTGGCCTTCGATCCGCGAGACAGCCAGGGCTTGAACGTGGGGAACAACCCCGGCGATCAGACCGTGGCTCCGGGCGAAAGCCGCACCTACACCTATTACGCGCATCCTTCCAATAAGGAAACGACGTCGTTGGTGTGGGACGGTGGCAACATCGTCGTCAATCCGCGCAATGGATTGTACGGCGCGATCGTGATCGGCCCGAAAGGATCGCAGTATCGCGACCCCGTGACCGGTGCCGATGTGTCTCAGAAGAACACCTGGCGGGCGGATGTCATCGTCGACACCAGCCTGCCGGAAAACGTCGGCAAGCGGAACTATCGTGACGTGGCCCTCTTCTTCCAAGATGAGGACAACATCATCGGAACCGCGTTCATGCCGTACGTGCAGAACGTGGCCGGTTTGACGTCGGTCAACTACCGCGCCGAACCGTACAAGTTCCGCGAAGAACAAGG
- a CDS encoding cytochrome c-type biogenesis protein CcdA yields the protein MTESFPHTSLLTAFLAGLLSFASPFVLPLVPSYLMYITGLSLEQLSDSTERQRRSQAIVANSCLFIAGFSIVFIAFGASASAVGRLLTDYQDVIRKVGAGTMVLFGLHLMGLVTLSWFMMEKRVHLRSRPAGYLGSMVIGATFAAGWTPCVGPVLGSMLLFASTSDTLADGVTLLAFYSLGLGLPFFAAAMGLDRCLTYFKQAGPYMGIVSKVSGVALILFGIVLYENSLALVSAFFERYGIGVYWDLGGE from the coding sequence ATGACGGAGTCATTTCCACATACCTCCCTGCTGACCGCGTTTCTCGCTGGGTTACTTTCGTTCGCCTCCCCCTTCGTGCTGCCGCTGGTTCCGTCTTACCTGATGTACATCACAGGGCTCTCGCTGGAACAACTCTCGGATTCCACCGAGCGGCAGCGACGCAGTCAGGCCATCGTCGCCAATTCCTGTCTCTTCATCGCGGGATTTTCAATCGTGTTCATCGCCTTCGGCGCATCGGCGAGTGCCGTCGGTCGCCTGTTGACTGACTATCAAGATGTCATCCGAAAGGTCGGCGCCGGAACCATGGTCCTGTTCGGCCTCCATCTCATGGGTCTCGTCACGCTTTCCTGGTTCATGATGGAAAAACGTGTTCACCTGCGCAGCCGTCCTGCCGGCTATCTGGGATCGATGGTGATCGGGGCCACGTTTGCCGCAGGCTGGACTCCCTGCGTGGGTCCCGTGCTCGGCAGCATGCTGCTGTTCGCGAGCACGAGCGACACCCTTGCGGACGGGGTGACATTGTTGGCCTTCTATTCCCTGGGTCTGGGACTGCCGTTCTTTGCCGCCGCGATGGGGCTGGATCGTTGTCTCACATATTTCAAGCAGGCCGGACCCTATATGGGGATCGTCTCAAAGGTGAGCGGAGTGGCCCTCATTCTCTTCGGGATCGTGCTGTATGAAAATTCGCTGGCGTTGGTCTCCGCCTTCTTCGAGCGATACGGCATCGGCGTCTATTGGGACCTAGGGGGAGAATGA
- a CDS encoding Two-component system response regulator protein: protein MAGSHSQIPPLSPFADPILAARLEALKQLADGLTDRVAVMDREFNVVYANDRAWGGEGNQTAVSRPAKCYEAFVHLTDPCGACPATKVFETREVRTIACASPGEGTACGMHQAFPLMSASGEVGSVLVLFHKRAETPALTEVLTARKIGRLRPERTDSRLGDLVGASPTMHQLFDMIRLVADSVATVLIQGESGTGKELVARTIHQSSYRRDKPFVVVDCGALPETLLESELFGHVKGAFTGASTAKPGLFEEADGGTVFLDEIADTSPTFQAKLLRVLQEGEIKRVGGTQSVKIDVRVISATNKDLVDLVKAKAFRQDLYYRLAVLPMYLPPLRERRGDIPLLVSRFIEDSCRRHRQSLRCVSDEGMRTLTAAPWPGNVRELQHYIERAVVTTTDTELTCRDLTAVETQPAGADLRTVARGAARQAEKARILQALQEASGNRVKAARLLKISRASLYNKLHDFGIQ, encoded by the coding sequence ATGGCCGGATCTCACTCACAGATACCCCCCCTATCCCCCTTTGCCGATCCCATTCTCGCCGCTCGCCTGGAGGCCTTGAAACAATTGGCTGACGGATTGACCGACCGCGTCGCCGTCATGGATCGAGAGTTCAACGTGGTCTATGCCAACGACAGGGCATGGGGAGGTGAAGGAAACCAGACGGCGGTATCCCGGCCTGCCAAGTGTTACGAAGCCTTCGTCCACCTGACCGACCCCTGTGGAGCCTGTCCCGCCACCAAAGTGTTCGAGACGCGAGAGGTCCGGACGATCGCCTGCGCCAGTCCCGGGGAAGGCACCGCTTGCGGCATGCACCAGGCCTTTCCGCTGATGTCTGCTTCTGGTGAAGTCGGGTCGGTGCTGGTGTTGTTTCACAAACGGGCGGAAACGCCCGCCCTCACGGAGGTTCTCACAGCTCGAAAAATCGGCCGGCTGCGACCGGAACGGACCGACTCGCGATTGGGTGACCTCGTCGGCGCAAGTCCGACGATGCATCAGCTGTTCGACATGATCCGGTTGGTGGCCGACAGCGTGGCGACGGTGTTGATTCAAGGCGAAAGCGGGACGGGCAAGGAGCTGGTGGCCAGGACGATCCATCAGAGCAGCTACCGGCGAGACAAACCGTTTGTCGTGGTGGATTGTGGAGCCCTCCCTGAGACCCTGTTGGAGAGTGAATTGTTCGGCCATGTCAAGGGAGCCTTTACGGGAGCTTCTACGGCCAAGCCCGGTCTGTTCGAGGAAGCGGACGGAGGAACCGTGTTCTTGGACGAAATCGCCGACACCTCTCCGACCTTCCAGGCCAAGCTGCTGCGGGTTCTCCAGGAGGGAGAGATCAAGCGGGTCGGGGGTACGCAATCGGTCAAGATCGATGTGCGTGTCATCTCGGCCACTAATAAAGATTTAGTCGATCTGGTGAAGGCGAAAGCGTTTCGACAGGATCTCTATTATCGATTGGCCGTGTTGCCGATGTATTTGCCGCCCTTGCGCGAGCGGAGGGGGGACATTCCTCTCCTGGTCTCCCGGTTTATCGAGGATTCCTGCCGGCGGCACCGCCAATCGCTTCGCTGTGTGAGCGACGAGGGCATGCGGACATTGACGGCCGCGCCCTGGCCCGGTAACGTTCGCGAACTGCAACACTACATCGAACGGGCGGTCGTCACGACCACGGATACGGAGTTGACCTGTCGAGACTTGACGGCGGTGGAGACTCAGCCGGCGGGGGCAGACCTCCGGACGGTCGCGCGGGGGGCCGCCCGGCAGGCGGAGAAGGCCCGCATCCTCCAGGCGTTGCAAGAAGCGTCCGGAAATCGGGTGAAGGCCGCCCGCCTGCTCAAGATCAGCCGCGCCAGCCTCTATAACAAACTGCACGATTTCGGCATTCAGTAG
- a CDS encoding sigma-54 dependent DNA-binding response regulator — MLLVVEDDKDMRSLLCDELWGEGYQLREAANGEEGVAAVMRAAPDLIVTDLKMPAGGFEYVHRLRICAPRCPIIVMSAFGDAQTKQEAMRSGATAYFDKPVRLSELKATVKQLLRSSDTLPDGRLLH, encoded by the coding sequence GTGTTACTGGTTGTGGAAGACGATAAAGACATGCGGAGTTTACTCTGCGACGAGTTGTGGGGTGAAGGGTACCAATTGCGGGAAGCTGCCAATGGTGAGGAAGGGGTGGCCGCGGTCATGCGCGCGGCGCCGGATTTGATCGTGACCGATCTGAAGATGCCGGCCGGAGGGTTTGAGTATGTGCATCGGCTGAGAATCTGCGCGCCCCGTTGTCCGATCATTGTGATGTCGGCCTTCGGCGACGCGCAGACCAAGCAGGAGGCGATGAGGAGCGGGGCGACCGCCTACTTCGACAAGCCGGTTCGGCTGTCGGAGTTGAAGGCGACGGTCAAACAACTGTTGCGCAGTTCGGACACGTTGCCGGACGGTCGGCTCCTACACTGA
- a CDS encoding Multi-sensor hybrid histidine kinase: MQPPHQKSLLLEYGVAGLLTIGIFVLDLLTPSGVVEWLLYAVPLALTLSSPRAYAPLYYTGVVTLLLVIGYVASPPAVPPLYAVINRLLGIVLMWAFALALTGRQLVRTEAEETRARMAQALTVAQVELTQAESARVAAVEARGHAEAAVLGAVAGQRRAEEEMLGDRLRLEGIVQSAMDAIITIDERHRIVLFNQAAERMFGWTAADLLDRPLDRLIPERFRGTHAEHIRQFGRSGVTTRQMGALGTITGVRAGGEEFPIEAAISQIEVEGTRYYTVILRDITERRRLENELAEREALLRAIIETEPECVKVLALDGTVRTINAAGLAMVEAGSSQEVVGTGLCGLVASESQPAFRELIRKAGQGEAGRLEFEMKGLLGTHRSLETHMVPLRGVEGAITAVLGVTRDVTERKKAEQRLRQSEERYRRLLSLLPDAVMVNRENRIIFINEQGLRLFGAAKVEDILGKSPYDLVHPDYHALVGDRIRHLLGTGSTVPEVEQKIVRLDGTIVDVEVGAARFRDEEGVGILVVLRDMTQRKVAEQRLRESEERLQSLLGAMEDVIWSSSLDLSTIYYVSPSVSTIYARPAEDFVTRPALWLEVVHPDDRPLAEQALRDLRATGEFDVEYRIIRLDGDMRWLHDRRRVIEDDQGRSLRIDGIVSDITERKRLQAQLRRTERVAELGTVASGMAHEIGTPMNVILGRAEYLMERTKEEPVRKGLQTIVSQVERITRVMNQLLAFARRRPVEHRALDLRQTIEDNLEIFQERLAHNGITVETSFADACPSVHADADQMSQVLINLIMNAIHAMPDGGTLRLALAPDRDMVTLTVADTGHGMPREVIAKIFDPFFTTKEFGKGTGLGLTVVKGIIEEHNGTIHVESEPGKGTVFTMCLPIHQAN; the protein is encoded by the coding sequence GTGCAGCCCCCCCACCAGAAATCTCTTCTCCTCGAATACGGCGTCGCGGGACTGCTCACCATCGGAATCTTCGTCCTGGACCTGCTGACTCCGTCCGGGGTCGTTGAATGGCTACTCTATGCCGTTCCCCTGGCCCTCACCCTCTCGTCCCCGCGGGCATATGCGCCGCTCTACTACACCGGCGTCGTCACGCTGCTGCTGGTTATCGGGTATGTCGCGTCACCTCCTGCGGTTCCGCCGCTCTATGCGGTGATCAATCGCCTGTTGGGAATCGTGCTCATGTGGGCGTTTGCCCTTGCGTTGACCGGCCGTCAGTTGGTTCGAACGGAGGCGGAAGAGACCCGCGCGCGGATGGCGCAGGCCCTCACGGTTGCCCAGGTCGAGCTGACGCAGGCCGAATCGGCGAGGGTTGCCGCCGTGGAGGCGCGGGGCCATGCCGAGGCGGCGGTGTTGGGTGCGGTGGCCGGTCAACGCCGCGCCGAAGAGGAAATGCTCGGGGACAGGCTACGGCTTGAAGGGATCGTCCAGTCTGCCATGGATGCCATCATCACCATCGATGAACGGCATAGGATCGTCCTCTTCAATCAAGCGGCGGAACGGATGTTCGGCTGGACGGCTGCCGATCTGTTGGACCGGCCCTTGGATCGACTCATTCCGGAACGGTTCCGCGGTACCCACGCCGAACACATCAGGCAATTCGGCCGGTCCGGCGTCACGACTCGCCAAATGGGTGCGCTGGGCACGATTACCGGAGTTCGCGCGGGCGGGGAGGAATTTCCGATCGAGGCGGCCATCTCGCAAATCGAGGTGGAAGGCACGCGTTACTACACCGTCATTCTCCGGGATATCACCGAACGGAGGCGGCTCGAGAATGAATTGGCGGAGCGCGAGGCCTTGCTGCGGGCGATCATCGAGACGGAACCGGAATGTGTGAAGGTGCTGGCCCTCGACGGAACCGTCCGGACCATCAATGCGGCGGGGCTGGCCATGGTCGAAGCGGGGAGTAGTCAGGAGGTTGTCGGAACCGGTCTCTGCGGTTTGGTCGCATCCGAATCGCAACCGGCCTTCCGTGAACTGATCCGCAAGGCGGGACAGGGAGAGGCAGGCCGATTGGAGTTTGAAATGAAGGGCCTCCTGGGGACCCATCGATCGTTGGAGACCCATATGGTTCCGCTCCGTGGAGTCGAAGGGGCCATCACCGCGGTGTTGGGAGTGACCCGTGATGTCACTGAACGGAAGAAGGCGGAACAGCGCTTGCGTCAAAGCGAAGAACGGTACCGGCGGCTCTTGTCGTTGTTGCCGGACGCCGTAATGGTCAATCGTGAAAACCGGATCATTTTCATCAACGAACAGGGGCTGCGGCTGTTCGGGGCCGCAAAGGTGGAAGATATTCTGGGAAAATCTCCCTATGACTTGGTCCACCCCGATTACCACGCCCTGGTCGGCGACCGCATCCGGCACCTCCTGGGAACCGGCAGCACGGTTCCCGAGGTCGAGCAGAAGATCGTGCGGTTGGACGGAACGATCGTGGATGTGGAGGTCGGCGCCGCCCGCTTCAGGGACGAGGAAGGAGTCGGCATTCTGGTGGTGTTGAGGGACATGACGCAGCGCAAGGTGGCGGAACAGCGGTTGCGGGAAAGCGAAGAGCGTCTTCAAAGCCTGTTGGGCGCGATGGAAGACGTGATTTGGTCGTCTTCGCTGGACTTATCCACGATCTATTATGTCAGCCCCTCCGTGTCTACCATCTATGCGCGACCGGCCGAGGACTTTGTGACGCGCCCCGCCTTATGGCTGGAGGTGGTCCATCCGGACGATCGCCCGCTGGCCGAACAGGCGTTGCGGGATCTCCGGGCGACCGGAGAGTTCGACGTGGAGTATCGCATCATCCGGCTCGACGGCGACATGCGTTGGTTGCACGACCGCAGGCGGGTCATCGAAGACGATCAGGGGCGATCGTTGCGGATCGACGGGATCGTGAGCGACATCACGGAGCGAAAGCGCTTGCAAGCACAGCTCCGTCGAACCGAGCGGGTTGCGGAACTCGGGACGGTGGCCTCCGGCATGGCGCACGAGATCGGCACACCGATGAATGTGATCCTGGGTCGAGCCGAATATTTGATGGAGCGAACCAAAGAGGAGCCGGTCAGGAAGGGACTCCAAACCATCGTCAGTCAGGTCGAGCGGATTACACGGGTGATGAACCAGTTGCTGGCCTTCGCCCGCCGCCGCCCGGTCGAACATCGAGCCCTGGATCTGCGCCAGACGATCGAAGATAACCTGGAGATCTTTCAGGAACGTCTGGCTCACAACGGCATCACTGTCGAAACCTCCTTTGCCGATGCCTGCCCATCGGTTCACGCCGATGCCGATCAGATGAGCCAGGTGCTGATCAATCTGATCATGAACGCGATCCATGCGATGCCAGACGGAGGGACCTTGAGGCTGGCCTTGGCTCCCGACCGGGACATGGTCACGCTCACGGTTGCGGATACCGGCCACGGGATGCCGCGGGAGGTGATCGCCAAGATCTTCGACCCATTTTTTACGACCAAGGAGTTCGGCAAGGGAACCGGATTGGGGCTGACGGTCGTGAAGGGCATCATCGAGGAGCACAACGGCACGATTCATGTGGAGAGCGAACCGGGAAAAGGGACTGTCTTTACCATGTGCCTGCCGATCCACCAAGCTAATTAG